One genomic region from Buteo buteo chromosome 12, bButBut1.hap1.1, whole genome shotgun sequence encodes:
- the ERLIN2 gene encoding erlin-2: MAQLGAIAALSLSFLAAAFLSAIHKIEEGHIGVYYRGGALLTSTSGPGFHLMLPFITSYKSVQTTLQTDEVKNVPCGTSGGVMIYFDRIEVVNFLIQSAVYDIVKNYTADYDKALIFNKIHHELNQFCSVHTLQEVYIELFDQIDENLKLALQQDLTTMAPGLIIQAVRVTKPNIPETIRRNYELMESEKTKLLIAAQKQKVVEKEAETERKKALIEAEKIAQVAEITYGQKVMEKETEKRISEIEDAAFLAREKARADAECYTAMKVAEANKLKLTPEYLQLMKYKAIAANSKIYFGKDIPNMFMDYAGSQTKFAEGLAEGIQEEDGAGTSEDTKLLHNVN; this comes from the exons ATGGCCCAGCTGGGCGCCATCGCGGCGCTTTCCCTCAGCTTCCTCGCCGCCGCCTTCCTCTCGGCCATCCACAAGATCGAGGAGGGCCACATCGGCGTCTACTACCG CGGCGGGGCGTTGCTGACCTCCACCAGCGGGCCCGGCTTCCACCTCATGCTGCCCTTCATCACGTCCTACAAGTCAgtgcag ACCACGCTGCAGACAGATGAGGTGAAAAATGTTCCTTGTGGTACCAG tGGAGGAGTGATGATTTATTTTGACAGAATTGAGGTGGTGAATTTCCTCATCCAGAGTGCAG TGTATGACATAGTTAAGAACTACACTGCTGACTATGACAAAGCTCTCATATTCAACAAGATTCACCATGAGCTGAACCAGTTCTGCAGTGTCCACACGCTGCAGGAGGTCTACATTGAGCTGTTTG ATCAGATTGATGAAAACCTTAAACTGGCCTTGCAGCAAGACCTAACGACAATGGCCCCTGGATTAATTATACAG GCAGTTCGAGTTACAAAGCCAAACATCCCTGAAACAATCCGGAGGAATTATGAGCTCAT GGAGAGTGAGAAGACAAAGCTGCTGATTGCAGCACAGAAGCAGAAGGTGGTGGAGAAGGAAGCggagacagaaaggaagaaagcccTCATTG aggcagaaaaaattGCACAAGTTGCTGAAATAACTTACGGACAGAAAGtgatggaaaaggaaacagagaagcGAATTTCAGAGATTGAAG atgCTGCATTTCTTGCAAGAGAGAAGGCGAGAGCTGATGCTGAATGCTACACTGCTATGAAAGTAGCCGAGGCTAACAAG cTGAAGTTAACTCCTGAGTACTTGCAGCTGATGAAATACAAGGCTATCGCAGCAAACAGCAAGATATATTTTGGCAAAGATATTCCCAACATGTTCATGGACTATGCGGGAAGCCAGACCAAATTTGCAGAGGGACTGGCAGAAGGA
- the ZNF703 gene encoding zinc finger protein 703 — MSGAPGGPRPRTPPSRGAAGAPSPRPPPADPLRQASRLPIRVLKMLSAHGGHLLHPEYLQPLSSTPVSPIELDAKKSPLALLAQTCSQIGKPDPPPSSKLNAVAAAGLPTAEKEPTARPAALKPPGSGDSPPEDKSSFKPYSKGGGEPRKEGGADKAGFRVPSAACPPFPPHAATAAAASPGGSRGASPQHADPKGVEEKKEPEAGKPSPEGTGGGLGRGAAEPGAHGEPPSGRKSEPPALPPSGHVAPVSPYKPGHSVFPLPPSSIGYHGSIVGAYAGYPSQFVPGLDPTKPGLVGSQLPGALGLPGKPPSSSPLTGASPPSFMQGLCRDPYCLSYHSASHLGSGNCSSCVHDPGSLKSGYPLVYPTHPLHSVHTTLSSSGTPSLPGHPLYTYGFMLQNDPLPHICNWVSASGPCDKRFATSEELLTHLRTHTALPGAEKLLAGYPTSGLGSAASCHLHLPPAAPGSPNTLPASLSLRSPHTLGLNRYHPYGKSHLPTAGALPVPSLPAAGPYYSPYALYGQRLTSASALGYQ, encoded by the exons ATGAGCGGTGCCCCCGGCGGGCCCCGGCCGAGGACCCCGCCGAGCCGCGGAGCCGCGGGCGCCCCGtcgccccggccgccccccgccgacCCGCTGCGCCAGGCCAGCCGGCTGCCCATCCGCGTCCTGAAGATGCTCAGCGCCCACGGCGGCCACCTCCTGCACCCCGAGTACCTCCAGCCGCTCTCCTCCACGCCCGTCAGCCCCATCGAG CTGGACGCCAAGAAGAGCCCGCTGGCGCTGCTGGCCCAGACCTGCTCGCAGATCGGCAAACCGGACCCGCCGCCCTCCTCCAAGCTGAACGCcgtggccgccgccgggctgcccACCGCCGAGAAGGAgcccaccgcccgccccgccgccctgAAACCGCCGGGCAGCGGGGACTCGCCGCCGGAGGACAAGTCCAGCTTCAAGCCCTACTCGAAGGGCGGCGGGGAGCCACGCAAGGAGGGAGGAGCGGACAAGGCCGGTTTTCGGGTGCCCAGCGCCGCTTGCCCGCCGTTTCCCCCGCacgccgccaccgccgccgccgcctcgcccgGCGGTTCCCGCGGCGCTTCGCCGCAGCACGCCGACCCCAAGGGTGTCGAGGAGAAGAAGGAGCCCGAAGCGGGCAAGCCCAGCCCCGAGGGGACGGGCGGGGGGCtggggcgcggggcggcggagCCCGGGGCGCACGGCGAGCCCCCTTCGGGTCGCAAGTCAGAGCCCCCCGCCCTGCCGCCCTCCGGCCATGTGGCCCCCGTCTCGCCCTACAAGCCGGGCCACTCTGTCTTCCCCCTGCCGCCCTCCAGCATCGGCTACCACGGCTCCATCGTCGGCGCCTACGCCGGCTACCCTTCCCAGTTCGTGCCCGGGCTGGACCCCACCAAGCCGGGCCTGGTGGGCAGCCAGCTGCCGGGGGCGCTGGGGCTGCCGGGCAAGCCGCCCAGCTCCAGCCCGCTCACCGGGGCCTCGCCGCCCTCCTTCATGCAGGGATTATGCCGGGACCCATATTGCCTGAGCTACCACAGCGCCTCGCACCTGGGCTCCGGCAACTGCTCCAGCTGCGTGCACGACCCCGGCAGCCTGAAGAGCGGATACCCCTTGGTGTACCCCACGCACCCGCTGCACTCGGTGCATACCACGCTCTCCTCCAgcggcacccccagcctgcccgGCCACCCTCTCTACACCTACGGCTTCATGCTGCAGAACGACCCCCTGCCCCACATATGCAACTGGGTGTCTGCCAGCGGACCCTGCGACAAGAGGTTTGCCACCTCGGAGGAGCTGCTCACCCACCTACGGACCCACACGGCCCTGCCGGGGGCGGAAAAACTCTTGGCGGGTTACCCTACCTCCGGGCTGGGCTCCGCAGCCTCCTGCCACCTccacctcccgcccgccgcccccgggagCCCCAACACGTTaccggcctccctctccttgaGGAGCCCACACACTTTGGGACTAAACAGGTACCATCCCTACGGCAAGAGCCATTTGCCCACAGCCGGCGCCCTGCCGGTGCCCTCCTTGCCGGCCGCCGGACCTTACTACTCTCCATACGCGCTCTACGGCCAAAGACTAACTTCAGCTTCTGCACTGGGATATCAGTAA